Below is a window of Flavobacterium cyclinae DNA.
CGAACCTTTTACAGATTTAATTCACTTAGTTCGTCCACATAAAGGTCAAGTTCAAACTGCGGAAAGAATGCGTGATTTGTTAGATGATAGTGAAATTATTGCGCAACCAAAAGTCCATGTGCAAGATCCATATTCGTTTAGATGTATTCCACAAGTACATGGCGCTTCGAAAGATACGATTGATTATGTGAAGAAAGTATTCCGTACCGAAATCAATTCGGTTACTGACAATCCAAATATTTTCGTAGGAGAAGATTTGATTATTTCAGGAGGAAATTTCCACGGGCAACCTTTAGCTTTAGCGTTAGATTTCTTAGGAATAGCCTTGTCAGAATTAGGAAGTATATCGGAAAGAAGAACGTATCAATTGATTTCGGGATTGAGAAATTTACCAGCGTTTTTGGTAAACGATCCAGGCTTGAATTCAGGTTTCATGATTCCACAATACACAGCAGCGAGTATAGCTAGTCAAAATAAGCAATTAGCAACACCATCAAGTATTGATAGTATTGTTTCGTCAAACGGACAAGAAGATCACGTGAGCATGGGAGCTAATGCTGCAACTAAAACCTTACGAATTGTTGAGAATGTAGAACGTATTTTAGCTATCGAATTGTTAAACGGTTCTCAAGCTTTAGAATTCAGAAGACCTTTGAAATCAAGTGAATTTATTGAAAGTTTTGTAAAATCGTACAGAGAAGAAGTTTCGTTTGTATCAGAAGATCGAATTTTACATTATGATATTGAAAAATCAGTTTCGTTTTTGAATAGTTTTCAAATTGAAATGGAACACTAATTAAAACTATATTATTAAAAAGCTCAAGATTTCTTGAGCTTTTTTTATAAAAATAAAATGCTAATAATCGCAATAATGGCTGGTAACGCTTGTACATAAAATATTTTCTTAGAAGCAGAATAGGCTCCAAAAATTCCAGCAACACTAATACAACAAAGAAAAAAAAGAGCAATATTTTGGCTCCAATTTTCATCTGAAATAGCCAAAGACCAAAGTAATCCGGCCGATAAAAATCCGTTATACAAACCTTGATTAGCGGCTAATGTTTTTGTTTTTTCAAATAAATCTTCTGGAATGGTTCGGAATACTTTTTTGGCACTAGTTGTCCAAGCAAACATTTCTAGCCATAGAAAATACAAGTGGAGTAGTCCAATGGCGACAATAAGTATTTTGCTGATGATGTGCATAATTATTTATTTTCGTAAAAAGTTCGTTCAATTCGTTTATCAGGTATAAGCCAAATCAAAGCCACTAAAATGTAAATCGCTCCAGAAATTTCAACCGAATATTTAGTTAACAAAACAGCTAACACATATAAAACTAAAGATATTTTACCTTTAAAATCATTTCCTATTGCTTTAGAAAGTGTTGAGTCTTTTCCATGATCTATTAAAATCAATCGCTGTAAAATATAATAAGCAATTGCATTCATTAACAGTACAATACCATAAAGCATCATTGGGAATGGAGCAAAATGATGTTCACCTATCCAAGCTGTTGCAAACGGAATTAAGGATAACCAAAACAGCAAATGCAAGTTAGCCCAAAGAATTTTTCCGTTTACAGTTTTTAATGAATGAATTAAATGGTGGTGGTTGTTCCAATAAATTCCCACATATATAAAACTTAAGATATAACTTAAAAACTTATGCGATAATTTAATAACCGATTCAAATGTAGTATCATTTGGAACTTTAAATTCCAAAACCATTATGGTGATAATAATGGCTAAAACACCATCACTAAAAGCTTCTAATCGGTTTTTATTCATCTTATTTTTTCTTAACTATCGTGATAATTAAAGATAAAATAGCACCGGCTTCAATCAGCATACCCATAATTAAAATGATGTTTGCTCCCGGCCAATGCATTAATTTGAACAAAGCTCCAACTACAGAGATTATCATCCCTATAAGAAATAAAACCAAAGGTATTTTAAATTGATTTTTCATACTATTTTATTATTTCCATTTAAAGTTTTTTTCAATTGCCTTAATCATTTCACCTGCAATATCTTTTTGAGTAGCTCCTTCAATTCCTTCTAAACCTGGAGAAGAATTAACTTCCAACAATAATGGACCTTTTGAAGATCGAATAATATCAACACCAGCCACTTTTAAATTCATTGCTTTTGCTGCTTTTATTGCAATTTTCTTTTCTTCTGAAGTAATTTTTACTACCGAAGCCGTTCCCCCCATGTGAATGTTGGCTCTAAATTCTCCTGGTGCGGCTTCACGTTGCATCGCAGCAACAACTTTTCCATCAACTACGAAGAGTCTCAAATCTTTACCATTGGCTTCTTTAATAAATTCCTGAACTAAAATATTAGCATTTAAACTCTTGAAAGCATTAATAACGGATTCGGCCGCTTTTTTTGTTTCTGCCAAAACGACACCTTTCCCTTGTGTTCCTTCTAATAATTTTACAATCAATGGCGAACCACCTACCATTTTAATTAAATCGTCAGTATCCAAAGGAGAATTGGCAAAACCTGTTGTAGGTATATCAACGCCATTATTCAACAATAATTGTAAAGAAAATAATTTATCTCGTGATTGACTTATTGCTGCCGAATTATTTAATGCAAATACCTTTAAAGCTTCAAACTGTCTTGTTAAAGCACAACCATAATACGTCATACTAGGACGAATTCTTGGAATTACGGCATCAAAATCGTTTAATACTTTTCCACCACGATAATGGATTTCGGGTTTTGTAGCATCTAATTTCATGTAGCAGTATTTCAAGTTTAAGAAATGCATTTCATGACCTCTTAATTCGCCTGCTTCTAAAATACGTTTGTTGCTATATAATTCTGGATTACTTGCTAATAAACCAATTTTTAATCCTTTTTTATTTTCGTTAGCCGAATAGTAATATTCTTTAAGTTTTTCTGTGGTAGGTTGTCCCAATAAATAACGTTTTTCAGGATCTACCAAAACACGACCCGACATAGCTTCACGCCCTAATAACATTCGGAAACCCATCGAATCTCGGTTGGTTAAAGTAACTTCGATTTCCCAAGTTTTTCCGCCAATTTCTAGTTTGGTTTTGATTACATAACGTTGTTCTCTGAAGCCGCTAGAACTTTTCACGACTCTTTTATCAACCAAAGGAGCTTCACAATGAATTACTGCTTTAGCATTATTTTGAATTGGGTTAATATCGAACTTTACCCAACTTTCACTGTCTTTTTCAAATGTAACAATATTAATAGCGTGTAATGCCGATGTTTTGGCACCTGAATCAACACGTGCTTTAATAGTTGGAATTCCTAAAGTAGGGAAGGAACACCATTCTTCGCTACCTACGATAACTTTGTCTTGCATAGAATTATTGAAATTTAGAACTAATGTAATATTTTTTTTAATATAATTCTAAATTCACTAAATAAAAAAAACCAAGCTTATGAGCTTGGTTCTTCTAATTTTTTGATTTCAATTTTAAGTTCTTGTGAGCTTTCATCTAAATCCATATAAATTTGGTCGCCCTCATGAATTTTGTGTGTGATGATTTCCTCAGCAAGAGCGTCTTCCACATATTTTTGTATCGCTCTTTTTAAAGGACGTGCTCCAAATTGTTTGTCAAAACCTTTATCAGCTATAAAATCTTTTGCTTTTTCAGAAAGAATAAGAGTGTAGCCTAAGTCTTTCACTCGAGCATACAATTTATCCATTTCGATATCAATGATTTTATCGATATCGTGTTTTTCTAATGCATTGAATACAATAACATCATCAATACGATTTAAGAATTCTGGAGCAAACGCTTTTTTCAATGCATTTTCAATGATTCCTTTAGAATGTTCTTCGGTTTGTGCTTGTTTAGCTGCGGTTCCGAATCCAACTCCTGTACCAAAATCTTTCAATTGACGTGCGCCAACGTTTGAAGTCATGATAATAATCGTATTTCTAAAATCGATTTTACGACCTAAACTATCTGTTAAATGTCCGTCATCTAAAACTTGAAGCATCATGTTGAAAACGTCTGGATGCGCTTTTTCGATTTCGTCTAAAAGCACTACACAATATGGTTTTCTTCTTACTTTTTCAGTTAATTGACCACCTTCTTCGTATCCAACGTATCCTGGAGGGGCACCAACTAATCTTGAAATCGCAAATTTTTCCATGTATTCACTCATATCGATACGGACTAATGCGTCTTCAGAATCGAATAATTCTTTTGCGATAACCTTTGCCAATTGCGTTTTTCCAACACCGGTTTGACCTAAGAAAATAAACGAACCAATTGGTTTGTTTGGATCTTTTAAACCAGCACGATTTCTTTGAATAGATTTTGCAATTTTTTGAACTGCTTCATCTTGTCCAATTACCTTACCTTTAATTAATTCAGGCAAGTGAGCTAATTTATTACTTTCAGTTTGGGCAATACGATTTACAGGAATTCCTGTCATCATAGAAACTACATCAGCTACATTGTCTTCTGTAACGGTTACTTTATTGTTTTTAGAATCTTCTTCCCACTGTTCTTGAGCTATTGCTAAATCTTTTTCAATGCGTTTTTCATCATCGCGTAGTTTTGCAGCTTCTTCGTATTTCTGTTTTTTAACAACGGTATTTTTAAGCTCGCGAACTTCTTCTAATTTCTTTTCTAATTCCAAAATTTGCTTTGGAACATCAATGTTTATAATATGAACACGTGAACCAGCTTCGTCTAAAGCATCAATTGCTTTGTCTGGAAGAAAACGGTCAGTCATGTATCTATTTGTTAATTTAACACAAGCTTCAATAGCTTCTGGAGTGTAAATTACATTATGATGGTCTTCGTATTTCGGCTTGATGTTGTTCAAAATCATAATCGTTTCTTCAACCGATGTTGGCTCTACAATTACCTTTTGAAAACGTCTTTCTAATGCACCATCTTTTTCGATATATTGGCGGTATTCATCTAAAGTTGTTGCTCCAACACATTGAATTTCGCCTCTTGCTAAAGCAGGTTTAAACATATTAGAAGCATCCAAGGAACCGGTTGCTCCTCCCGCACCAACAATAGTGTGAATTTCGTCAATGAATAAGATGATATCATCATTTTTCTCTAATTCATTCATTACCGCTTTCATTCGTTCTTCGAATTGTCCGCGGTATTTTGTTCCGGCAACTAAACTTGCTAAATCAAGTGTAACAACACGTTTATTGAATAAATTACGAGATACTTTTTTCTTGATAATTCGTAATGCTAAACCTTCAGCAATTGCTGATTTTCCAACTCCAGGCTCTCCAATTAAAAGAGGGTTGTTTTTCTTTCTACGACTTAAGATTTGAGAAACACGCTCAATTTCTTTTTCGCGTCCTACAACAGGGTCTAGTTTTCCTTCTTCAGCCATTTCAGTTAAATCGCGCCCAAAGTTATCCAAAACAGGTGTTTTAGATTTTTTATTGGTTTTGTTACCAGAAGGTGGCGTATTGCTAAATCCGCTATCTTTTAGACTGTCATCTTGTCCTGAATCGTCATTAAACGACTCTGCTTTAGGTAAGTTTTCTAAGTAATCGTCTTCGTTTGTCATCATGGCTGTATATTGTTCTTTAACGGATTCATAATCAATTTTAATTTTATTTAATAATTTAGTGGTAGGGTCGTTCTCATTTCTTAAAATACAAAGTAGGAGATGAGCTGTACTTATTTCTGAATTATTAAAAAGTTTTGCTTCTAAAAAAGTTGTTTTTAAAGCTCTTTCGGCTTGTCTTGTAAGGTGTAGGTTTTGTTTCTCTAGATTTACAATTCCATTAGGATTGGCTGGGCTAAGAATTTCAACTTTTTTTCTTAAATGCGATAAATCTACTCCTAAATTATTTAAAATATTTATAGCTTTTCCATTGCCATCTCTTAAAATTCCAAGCATTAAATGTTCTGTTCCAATAAAGTCGTGTCCTAATCTTAGGGCTTCTTCTTTACTGAAAGTAATTACATCTCTAACTCTTGGTGAAAAATTATCGTCCATAATATTTATTACAAGTAAAAGTACAAATTATATAACATTTTTCAAAAATCATGCCTCAACAAAGTACTGTTGCGCTAAATGACAAAAAAAAATCTAAAAATGAAAGAAAATGTCTTTTAAATTATAACCAATTTGTAAACAAAATTGTTAATAAATAGTGTAAATAAGTATGTTTAAATTTGTGCTAAAATTTCAAAAATCCGTATATTGGCACGTTTTAGTACTAATATATAATTTTAATATAAATACTTATGTCAGAAGGAGAAAAGTTAATTCCTATTAACATTGAGGATGAAATGAAATCAGCTTACATCGATTATTCGATGTCAGTTATTGTGTCAAGAGCACTTCCTGATGTTAGAGATGGTTTAAAGCCTGTACACCGTAGAGTTTTATACGGAATGTATGAATTAGGAGTTCTTTCGAACAGAGCCCACAAAAAGTCGGCAAGAATTGTTGGAGAAGTTTTAGGTAAATATCACCCTCACGGAGATAGTTCAGTATACGATGCAATGGTACGTATGGCTCAAGAATGGAGTTTACGTTACTTAATGGTTGATGGTCAAGGTAACTTTGGTTCTGTAGATGGCGATAGTCCGGCGGCTATGCGTTATACAGAAGCAAGAATGAAGAAAATATCGGAAGATATGTTGGCTGATATCGAAAAAGAAACAGTTGATTTTCAATTGAACTTTGACGATACGTTACAAGAACCAACAGTAATGCCGACCCGTATTCCTAATTTATTAATTAACGGAGCTTCTGGTATTGCAGTAGGTATGGCTACCAATATGGCGCCTCATAACTTAACAGAAGTTATTGATGGAACCTTAGCTTACATTGATAATAATGATATCGAAATTGATGAATTAATTACGCATGTAAAAGCTCCAGATTTCCCAACAGGTGGTATTATTTATGGTTATGAAGGAGTAAGAGAGGCTTTTAAAACCGGTAGAGGTCGAATTGTAATTCGTGCTAAAGTAGGTTTTGAAGAAGTAAATGGTAGAGAAGCTATCATTGTTACTGAAATCCCTTACCAAGTAAATAAAGCCGAAATGATCAAAAAAACGGCTGATTTAGTAAACGAGAAGAAAATTGAAGGTATTTCTAACATTCGTGACGAATCGGATAGAAATGGTATGCGTATTGTTTATGAATTAAAACGTGATGCTGTTCCTAACGTAGTTTTAAATACACTTTATAAGTATACACAATTGCAATCTTCTTTTAGTGTAAATAATATTGCATTAGTAAAAGGTCGTCCACAAATGTTGAATTTAAAAGACTTAATTCATTATTTTGTTGAACACCGTCACGATGTAGTCGTAAGAAGAGCGCAATTTGATTTAAGAAAAGCAGAAGAAAGAGCGCATATTTTAGAAGGTTTAATTATTGCTTCTGATAATATTGATGAAGTAATTGCATTAATCCGTTCATCTAAAGATGGCGATGAAGCGAGAGCTAAATTAATCGAAAGGTTTAATTTGTCTGAAATTCAAGCTCGTGCTATTGTAGAAATGCGATTGAGACAATTAACAGGTCTTGAACAAGATAAATTACGTGCAGAATACGAAGAAATCATGAAATTGATTGCTTATTTGAAAGAATTATTAGCAAGCAAAGAAATGAGAATGCAAGTAATTAAAGATGAATTAAACGAAGTTAAAGATAAATACGGAGACGAACGTCGTTCTCAGATTGAATATGCTGGAGGAGATGTAAGTATTGAGGATTTAATTGCAGATGAAAGTGTAGTGGTTACTATTTCTCATGCGG
It encodes the following:
- the hutH gene encoding histidine ammonia-lyase; amino-acid sequence: METTHYISSDLLSIDMINEIVFQGKQLALSEEAIVNIEKCRKYLDDKMQSNSTPIYGINTGFGSLCNVKISNENLSKLQENLVKSHACGTGEEVPHEIVKIMLLLKIQSLSYGHSGVQLVTVQRLIDFYNNDIFPVIYTQGSLGASGDLAPLAHLSLPLLGEGEVYLDGFRQPASKVLAKFGWEPIVLQSKEGLALLNGTQFMSAYGVYCLIKAEKISYLADVIGAVSLEGFDGRIEPFTDLIHLVRPHKGQVQTAERMRDLLDDSEIIAQPKVHVQDPYSFRCIPQVHGASKDTIDYVKKVFRTEINSVTDNPNIFVGEDLIISGGNFHGQPLALALDFLGIALSELGSISERRTYQLISGLRNLPAFLVNDPGLNSGFMIPQYTAASIASQNKQLATPSSIDSIVSSNGQEDHVSMGANAATKTLRIVENVERILAIELLNGSQALEFRRPLKSSEFIESFVKSYREEVSFVSEDRILHYDIEKSVSFLNSFQIEMEH
- a CDS encoding DUF1304 domain-containing protein encodes the protein MHIISKILIVAIGLLHLYFLWLEMFAWTTSAKKVFRTIPEDLFEKTKTLAANQGLYNGFLSAGLLWSLAISDENWSQNIALFFLCCISVAGIFGAYSASKKIFYVQALPAIIAIISILFL
- a CDS encoding TMEM175 family protein, whose product is MNKNRLEAFSDGVLAIIITIMVLEFKVPNDTTFESVIKLSHKFLSYILSFIYVGIYWNNHHHLIHSLKTVNGKILWANLHLLFWLSLIPFATAWIGEHHFAPFPMMLYGIVLLMNAIAYYILQRLILIDHGKDSTLSKAIGNDFKGKISLVLYVLAVLLTKYSVEISGAIYILVALIWLIPDKRIERTFYENK
- a CDS encoding GldL-related protein, with amino-acid sequence MKNQFKIPLVLFLIGMIISVVGALFKLMHWPGANIILIMGMLIEAGAILSLIITIVKKK
- the rimK gene encoding 30S ribosomal protein S6--L-glutamate ligase; translation: MQDKVIVGSEEWCSFPTLGIPTIKARVDSGAKTSALHAINIVTFEKDSESWVKFDINPIQNNAKAVIHCEAPLVDKRVVKSSSGFREQRYVIKTKLEIGGKTWEIEVTLTNRDSMGFRMLLGREAMSGRVLVDPEKRYLLGQPTTEKLKEYYYSANENKKGLKIGLLASNPELYSNKRILEAGELRGHEMHFLNLKYCYMKLDATKPEIHYRGGKVLNDFDAVIPRIRPSMTYYGCALTRQFEALKVFALNNSAAISQSRDKLFSLQLLLNNGVDIPTTGFANSPLDTDDLIKMVGGSPLIVKLLEGTQGKGVVLAETKKAAESVINAFKSLNANILVQEFIKEANGKDLRLFVVDGKVVAAMQREAAPGEFRANIHMGGTASVVKITSEEKKIAIKAAKAMNLKVAGVDIIRSSKGPLLLEVNSSPGLEGIEGATQKDIAGEMIKAIEKNFKWK
- a CDS encoding ATP-dependent Clp protease ATP-binding subunit; this encodes MDDNFSPRVRDVITFSKEEALRLGHDFIGTEHLMLGILRDGNGKAINILNNLGVDLSHLRKKVEILSPANPNGIVNLEKQNLHLTRQAERALKTTFLEAKLFNNSEISTAHLLLCILRNENDPTTKLLNKIKIDYESVKEQYTAMMTNEDDYLENLPKAESFNDDSGQDDSLKDSGFSNTPPSGNKTNKKSKTPVLDNFGRDLTEMAEEGKLDPVVGREKEIERVSQILSRRKKNNPLLIGEPGVGKSAIAEGLALRIIKKKVSRNLFNKRVVTLDLASLVAGTKYRGQFEERMKAVMNELEKNDDIILFIDEIHTIVGAGGATGSLDASNMFKPALARGEIQCVGATTLDEYRQYIEKDGALERRFQKVIVEPTSVEETIMILNNIKPKYEDHHNVIYTPEAIEACVKLTNRYMTDRFLPDKAIDALDEAGSRVHIINIDVPKQILELEKKLEEVRELKNTVVKKQKYEEAAKLRDDEKRIEKDLAIAQEQWEEDSKNNKVTVTEDNVADVVSMMTGIPVNRIAQTESNKLAHLPELIKGKVIGQDEAVQKIAKSIQRNRAGLKDPNKPIGSFIFLGQTGVGKTQLAKVIAKELFDSEDALVRIDMSEYMEKFAISRLVGAPPGYVGYEEGGQLTEKVRRKPYCVVLLDEIEKAHPDVFNMMLQVLDDGHLTDSLGRKIDFRNTIIIMTSNVGARQLKDFGTGVGFGTAAKQAQTEEHSKGIIENALKKAFAPEFLNRIDDVIVFNALEKHDIDKIIDIEMDKLYARVKDLGYTLILSEKAKDFIADKGFDKQFGARPLKRAIQKYVEDALAEEIITHKIHEGDQIYMDLDESSQELKIEIKKLEEPSS
- the gyrA gene encoding DNA gyrase subunit A, with the protein product MSEGEKLIPINIEDEMKSAYIDYSMSVIVSRALPDVRDGLKPVHRRVLYGMYELGVLSNRAHKKSARIVGEVLGKYHPHGDSSVYDAMVRMAQEWSLRYLMVDGQGNFGSVDGDSPAAMRYTEARMKKISEDMLADIEKETVDFQLNFDDTLQEPTVMPTRIPNLLINGASGIAVGMATNMAPHNLTEVIDGTLAYIDNNDIEIDELITHVKAPDFPTGGIIYGYEGVREAFKTGRGRIVIRAKVGFEEVNGREAIIVTEIPYQVNKAEMIKKTADLVNEKKIEGISNIRDESDRNGMRIVYELKRDAVPNVVLNTLYKYTQLQSSFSVNNIALVKGRPQMLNLKDLIHYFVEHRHDVVVRRAQFDLRKAEERAHILEGLIIASDNIDEVIALIRSSKDGDEARAKLIERFNLSEIQARAIVEMRLRQLTGLEQDKLRAEYEEIMKLIAYLKELLASKEMRMQVIKDELNEVKDKYGDERRSQIEYAGGDVSIEDLIADESVVVTISHAGYIKRTSLSEYKTQNRGGVGQKGSATRDQDFLEHLFVATNHQYLMFFTQKGKCFWMRVYEIPEGTKASKGRAIQNLINIEQDDKVKAFICTQDLKDQDYINSHFVIMATKQGQVKKTPLEQYSRPRQNGINAITIKEDDELIGAKLTTGNSQVLLAVKSGKLVRFEEEKTRPMGRTASGVRGITLADDKDEVIGLVSIDKDHVNDSQILVVTENGYGKRTKLVDEDGEDVYRITNRGGKGVKTLNITDKTGQLISINDVTDEDDLMIINKSGLTIRMKISDLRVMGRATQGVRLINIKGSDSIAAVTKVLREDESENEEFEGDVENGTDIETENNDSQE